In Clostridia bacterium, the genomic stretch GTGCAGGTCGCCTACGACATCGGGTTGAAGTCGTTCCCCAGCAGCTGGACCTGGATCATCGGCGCGGCGAGCGCCGTGCTCCTGTTCTTCCTGAATGTGAACCCGGCGTTCGTGATCGCCGGCGCACTGGCGCTGGGGGCGATCCTGCGGCTGTAGGCGGCCCGGTTGCCGGCGGCCCGGGTTCCGCGGTTCCGCGGCACACCGCCGCGCGCGGCACAGGGCGATGGAACGGATGCGGCCCCGCCGGCGAGACGGCCGGCGGGGCCGTGGAGCAAGCGGCGGCTGTCGATGGGCGCCGTGTGTCGCCGCGGGGGATGCGACGGCGCCCAGCCGCCAAGTCCGGCTATTTGAAGATGCTGAGCGGCAGGAAGGCGGAGACGAGCCAGTTGGGCGCGTCGACGATCTCGCTGATGCGCAGGTCCACGGCCACGCTGGCGAGCGCGTACGCCTCCTCGCGGCTCAACCCGTACTCCTCCTGCAGGTGCTCGATCTGGTAGCGCACGGCCTTGCGCGCCGCCTCGTACACGTCCGGCGCGAAGCCCGTCGTCACGTAATAGCCTTTCGGATCGGTCTCCGGTTTTCCGGCCGGCACCACGTAGCGGGGTTCGGCCAGGTTCCTGCCCTTGTGCAGCCGGAAGCGCAGCGCGATGGTCATCGGCGCCTCGATGGCCGTGCCGCAGACTTCGCCGTCGCCCTGCGCGGCGTGGGTGTCGCCCACGGAGAAGAGGGCCCCGTCCACCCAGACCGGCAGGTAGAGGCGCGTCCCGCGCGTCAGGTGGCGGATGTCCATGTTGCCGCCGTTCTGGCGCGGCGGGACGATGGAATGCGTGCCGGGTTCGGGCAGCGCGACCCCGATGGTGCCGGGGAACGGCCGGATCGGGATCTCGATGCCGTCGGCGAACTCCGCGCGCCCCTTGGAGAGATCCCAGATCTTCAGGTATGGGTCGGGAAACTCGTCCGCGAGGAGCCCGAAGCCGGGGATGATCGCCGTCCAGCCCCAGGAGACGGGGCCGAAGTCGACGATCTCCACCTCCAAGGCGTCGCCCGGCTGCGCACCCTTGACGTAGACCGGGCCCGAGACCGGGTTCACCTTGCCGAAATCGAGCGTGGCGACGTCATCCCGGGTGGAGCGCGGCGAGAGCTGGCCACCGGAGGCGTCGACCACCTCGAACTCCACGAGGGCGCCCGGCTCCACCTCCAGAGCCGGCTCCAGGGAATTGTCCCAGCCGAAGTGGTGCTGGTGCTGATGGATCGTGTGCCTGTGCTCCGCCATGTCCATCGACCTCCTTGACGTTCGCGGACGTGCGCGTCCGCAGGTTCACGCGTTGAGGCGGATGCGCGGGTCGAGCAGCGCCTGGACGATGTCCACGAGGATGCTGCTCAGGACGACGAGCACGGCGGTGAACGTCACCGTGCCCAGGATGAGCGGCACGTCGTCCATGAGAATGGCGTCGACGGCCATCCGGCCGATGCCGGGCCAGCCGAAGACCATCTCCACCACGACGACGCCGCCCACGAACCACGGAATGTCCTGCCCGGCCATGGTCACGATCGGGTTCAGGGCGTTGCGCACCACGTGCCGCGCGACGACGATCCAGCCGGGCAGGCCCTTCGCCCGCGCCGTGCGGACGTAGTCCGCGTCCAGCACGTTCAGCGTGCTGGAGCGCGCCATGCGCGCGTACCAGCCGACGCCGCCCAGGCCGGCCGTCAGCGCGGGCAGGATCAGGTGCGAGAGCCCGCCCGCGCCGCCGAGCGGGAACCAGCCGAGCTTGAACGCGAAGACGTAGAGGAACAGGAGGCCCAGCCAGAAGGGCGGCGAGGACACCCCGATCAGCGCCGCGAGCGTGCTGAGCCCGTCCACCCACGTGTTCTTGCGCAGGGCGGCGAGCACCCCCAGCGGCACGCCCAGCGCCAGCTCCACGAGGATCGCGGCGAAGATGAGCTCGAGGGTATAGGGCAGCCGGCTGAGGATCGCCTGCGTGACGGGCATCTGCAGCTTGTACGAGTAGCCGAGGTCGCCCTGCAGCACCCGCTCCACGTAGCGGCCGTACTGCACCCAAAGCGGCTGGTCGAGCCCCATCTGGTGCCGGATGCGCGCCACCGCCTCGACGGACGCGTTCGGACCGGCGTACATGCGCGCCGGGTCGGTCGGCAGGAAGTAGATCATGGCGAACGTGATCACCGAGATGCCGGCGATCACCGTGAGCGCCATCAGCAGGCGTCGAACGAGGTACGTGGCCACGACGTCACCTCTTCTGCCGCGGGTCCAGCGCGTCGCGCAGACCGTCGCCCAAGAGATTGAAGCTGAGCACCGTCAGCATGATCGCGAGCCCGGGGTAGACGATCAGCCACGGCGCCGTGCGGTAGAAGTTCTGGCCCTGCTGGATCATGCCGCCCCAGCTCGGCGTCGGCGGCTGCACGCCGATGCCGAGGAAGCTCAGGCTGGCCTCGAGCATCACGTTCGTCGCGATGCCCAGGCTGCCCCACACGATGGCCGTGGGGATCAGGTGCGGCAGGATGTGCCGGAGAAGGATCGTCGGCGTGGAGGCGCCCAGGCTGCGGGCCGCCTGGACGAACTCGGCCTCCCGCAGCACGCGCACCTCGCCGTACACCACGCGCGCGATCCATGTCCAGTACACGGCGCCGATGACGAAGATGATGACCCACAGGCTGGGCTTGAGGATCGCCACCAGCGCCACGGCCAGGAGCAGCGTGGGAAACGCCATCACGATGTCGGTGATGCGCATGAGAACGTCGCCGGTGCGGCCGCCGACGTAGCCGGCGACCGACCCGACGAGCAACCCGACGCCCACCGCGATGGCGTTCGCGAGCACGCCGACGGTCATCGACACGCGCGCGCCCCAGATGATGCGGCTGAGCAGGTCCCGCCCCAACTGGTCCGTGCCCAGGATGAACTTCGTGCTTTGCGGCAGTGTGCTCGGCACGGGAAGCCCCTGGGCCGTGAGGCCGTCGGAGAACTGCTCGGCGGGATCGTGGGGCGCGAGCACGGGCGCGAACACGGCCACGAGCACCAGCAGCAGCGCGATCACGCCGCCGGCCAGCGCGAAGCGGTTGCGGGCGAAGCGCCGCCATGCCGCGCGCCATTGCGTCGCCACCGGGCAGATCACCTCGCTTTCGAGCCGTCCGCGGGCCGCGCCGGAACGCGCGGACGCGCGGGGACCGGCCGGCGGCCGATCCCCGCGCGGAACGCCCGCCTACTTCTTGTCGAGATTCTCGTAGCGGATCGTGTGCTCCGGGTGGGCGAAGTCGTTAACCTTGCCCACGAGCCGATCCGAGTGGGCGATGATGTACTGGCCGTTGTAGACCGGCACCCACACGGCGTCGTCCATCAGCTTCCGGTAGATCTCCCTGTACATCTGGAG encodes the following:
- a CDS encoding ABC transporter permease, with the translated sequence MATYLVRRLLMALTVIAGISVITFAMIYFLPTDPARMYAGPNASVEAVARIRHQMGLDQPLWVQYGRYVERVLQGDLGYSYKLQMPVTQAILSRLPYTLELIFAAILVELALGVPLGVLAALRKNTWVDGLSTLAALIGVSSPPFWLGLLFLYVFAFKLGWFPLGGAGGLSHLILPALTAGLGGVGWYARMARSSTLNVLDADYVRTARAKGLPGWIVVARHVVRNALNPIVTMAGQDIPWFVGGVVVVEMVFGWPGIGRMAVDAILMDDVPLILGTVTFTAVLVVLSSILVDIVQALLDPRIRLNA
- a CDS encoding acetamidase/formamidase family protein, whose translation is MAEHRHTIHQHQHHFGWDNSLEPALEVEPGALVEFEVVDASGGQLSPRSTRDDVATLDFGKVNPVSGPVYVKGAQPGDALEVEIVDFGPVSWGWTAIIPGFGLLADEFPDPYLKIWDLSKGRAEFADGIEIPIRPFPGTIGVALPEPGTHSIVPPRQNGGNMDIRHLTRGTRLYLPVWVDGALFSVGDTHAAQGDGEVCGTAIEAPMTIALRFRLHKGRNLAEPRYVVPAGKPETDPKGYYVTTGFAPDVYEAARKAVRYQIEHLQEEYGLSREEAYALASVAVDLRISEIVDAPNWLVSAFLPLSIFK
- a CDS encoding ABC transporter permease, with the protein product MATQWRAAWRRFARNRFALAGGVIALLLVLVAVFAPVLAPHDPAEQFSDGLTAQGLPVPSTLPQSTKFILGTDQLGRDLLSRIIWGARVSMTVGVLANAIAVGVGLLVGSVAGYVGGRTGDVLMRITDIVMAFPTLLLAVALVAILKPSLWVIIFVIGAVYWTWIARVVYGEVRVLREAEFVQAARSLGASTPTILLRHILPHLIPTAIVWGSLGIATNVMLEASLSFLGIGVQPPTPSWGGMIQQGQNFYRTAPWLIVYPGLAIMLTVLSFNLLGDGLRDALDPRQKR